Within the Pseudomonadota bacterium genome, the region TCGGAATATCCCGAGACGACCTGCCCGTGAACCGGATCCTCACCTTATTCAAAACGGTTGAGACCTATCAACTCCCTGCCACGCCCGGCCACACAGAACGTTGGTTGAATTTCATTGCCCGCCACGTGCAGATGGAACCCGGGCGGGCGTTCGAAGTGGCTTGCGTCATCGATGTCACCCACTATGAGATCGTTCGAAAACGCAAGCATTTAAACTTAATCTCTGCGGCGCTGAACGAAACTGATCCGGATACCGGATTGCTTACGCAACAATCGGTGATGGCGCAGTTGGTCTCCGAGGTATCGAGAAGCCGGCGCTATAACAACGCCTTAGCGGTTTTTATGATTAATCTGGGCCAGCCAACACCTAACAAATCAAACGCCAAATCCGGCCGCACAACAGCGCTAATTCAGACCGCCCGCTTTCTTAAGGAAAGGCTTCGCTGGGTAGACATCATTG harbors:
- a CDS encoding diguanylate cyclase, giving the protein MSQAETPISPAVALQILESLPIGIFVADDSGTIIWANDALCSQLAVTYQSTIGISRDDLPVNRILTLFKTVETYQLPATPGHTERWLNFIARHVQMEPGRAFEVACVIDVTHYEIVRKRKHLNLISAALNETDPDTGLLTQQSVMAQLVSEVSRSRRYNNALAVFMINLGQPTPNKSNAKSGRTTALIQTARFLKERLRWVDIIGHWEGNSILVVLPETSLESATQLAGKLRAEMDKSSLLEWDRDPAAEGLAINLGVTAWKKGDDAVSLTNRASNIVIGDPPHGAATVSVF